Genomic DNA from Candidatus Sulfurimonas marisnigri:
AGGATTTAGCAGATGAAATTTCAACTCTAAAAGCCATTTCTGAAAAACTAGACAAAACTGAAATTATCATTACTAAAAAACTTGGCCAAAACGGTCACCTATTTGGATCAATTACAAAAGATGAAGTTGCACATGCTTTGCTTGAGCAACATAAAATAGAGATAGACAAAAAGCATATTACAGATAAAGTAGCAATTAAAACTGTTGGTGAGCACGATTTAGATTTAAAACTAGGTCACGGA
This window encodes:
- the rplI gene encoding 50S ribosomal protein L9; this translates as MKVLLIKDVKSLGKAGEVKEVKDGYGKNFLIGKGFAKHATQEILAQHKADEIQNAKDLADEISTLKAISEKLDKTEIIITKKLGQNGHLFGSITKDEVAHALLEQHKIEIDKKHITDKVAIKTVGEHDLDLKLGHGVHATLHVDVVGE